A single window of Culicoides brevitarsis isolate CSIRO-B50_1 chromosome 3, AGI_CSIRO_Cbre_v1, whole genome shotgun sequence DNA harbors:
- the LOC134833670 gene encoding acyl-coenzyme A thioesterase 9, mitochondrial-like, producing MLLRVNQLRLLRNASKLLLSDAKTPKLCQLSAKTSFLRTITSGPSQLGGTANSSKDYEATAGTMAEVKQKIIEALGIQSFYNPIVSTREHLSQYVPESQEGLPARSMQDSFTSAIIPIGSDLALRDKYVGFLGTIRFGRLMEDMDMFAVWIVHNHVKIPNLDPKVHLPYTFVTISVDKIDFTDLVPKHDADVRLSGHVSWVGRSSIECVIWMEQKQHGKWRKMTRALFLMAARDPTNTRAACVNPLVPANDEEKLIFEGGEGRKKRRSLLQKQDLMKSPPNAYEQTLIHEMFKKSIDVSSKAFNKRILPPGTVWMEDADMSNIIFSHPEDRNAHNKVFGGFLMRHALELSWALAYQFSKHRPTLVNISDISFHAPVDVSSLINMSAHVIFTEMHYMEIVVLAEVFDAVTGQRTTTNSFFYTYSSSEKLPQIIPRTYHEAMWYLDGRRKFVYAMGLDQSAQK from the exons ATGCTCCTTAGAGTGAATCAACTCCGATTGCTGCGAAATGCCTCCAAACTGTTACTATCGGATGCCAAAACTCCAAAATTGTGTCAATTGTCGGCGAAAACATCATTTTTACG CACGATCACGAGCGGACCGTCGCAATTAGGAGGAACAGCAAATTCAAGCAAGGATTATGAAGCCACAGCTGGCACGATGGCTGAAG ttaaacaaaaaattattgaagcgCTTGGCATTCAAAGTTTCTACAATCCAATTGTGAGTACGCGTGAGCACTTGAGTCAATATGTTCCCGAATCGCAAGAAGGATTGCCGGCTCGTAGTATGCAAGATTCGTTCACATCTGCAATCATCCCAATTGGATCGGATCTCGCATTGCGCGACAAATACGTCGGATTTCTGGGAACAATTCGATTCGGGCGTTTAATGGAAGATATGGACATGTTTGCGGTCTGGATTGTTCATAATCACGtcaaaattccaaatttgGATCCGAAAGTGCATCTCCCGTACACTTTTGTGACAATTTCTGTcgataaaatcgattttacgGATTTAGTGCCGAAGCACGATGCGGATGTGAGACTTTCGGGACACGTTAGTTGGGTCGGCAGATCGAGTATTGAGTGCGTCATTTGGATGGAACAGAAACAACACGGAAAATGGCGAAAAATGACGCGAGCGCTATTTTTGATGGCAGCTCGTGATCCAACAAATACTCGAGCGGCATGCGTAAATCCGCTCGTTCCAGCGAACGATGAGGAAAAACTCATTTTCGAGGGCGGCGAAGGCAGAAAAAAACGTCGTTCGTTACTGCAAAAGCAAGATTTGATGAAATCTCCGCCAAATGCGTACGAACAAACGCTCATTCACGAGATGTTTAAGAAAAGTATCGATGTGAGTAGCAAAGCGTTCAATAAACGTATTCTTCCTCCGGGAACTGTTTGGATGGAAGACGCTGACATGTCAAATATCATCTTTTCGCATCCTGAAGATCGTAATGCACACAATAAAGTCTTCGGAGGTTTCCTTATGAGACACGCTTTGGAGCTTAGTTGGGCCTTGGCATACCAATTTAGCAAGCATCGCCCAACTTTAGTGAATATTTCAGATATTAGCTTCCATGCGCCTGTCGATGTCTCATCCCTGATCAATATGAGCGCACACGTAATCTTCACGGAGATGCATTACATGGAAATTGTCGTGCTTGCGGAAGTTTTTGATGCTGTTACAGGACAACGTACAACGACAAATTCCTTCTTTTATACGTACTCGTCGTCGGAAAAACTCCCCCAAATTATCCCACGAACGTACCATGAAGCTATGTGGTATCTTGATGGACGAAGGAAGTTCGTATATGCCATGGGACTCGATCAATCAGCACAAaagtag